A genomic segment from Glycine soja cultivar W05 chromosome 20, ASM419377v2, whole genome shotgun sequence encodes:
- the LOC114403692 gene encoding 40S ribosomal protein S18-like — protein sequence MSLVANEDFQHILRVLNTNVDGKQKIMFAMTSIKGIGRRFANIACKKADVDMNKRAGELSAAELDSVMTVVANPRQFKIPDWFLNRKKDYKDGKYSQVVSNALDMKLRDDLERLKKIRNHRGLRHYWGLRVRGQHTKTTGRRGKTVGVSKKR from the exons ATG TCTCTGGTGGCGAACGAGGATTTCCAGCACATTCTGCGTGTGCTGAACACCAACGTGGATGGGAAGCAGAAGATAATGTTCGCTATGACCTCCATCAAGGGTATTGGAAGGAGATTCGCCAACATCGCTTGCAAGAAGGCCGATGTTGACATGAACAaaag GGCTGGTGAGTTGAGTGCTGCAGAGTTGGATAGTGTGATGACTGTGGTGGCGAACCCTAGGCAATTCAAGATCCCGGATTGGTTTTTGAACAGGAAGAAGGATTACAAGGATGGAAAGTACTCTCAGGTTGTGTCTAATGCTCTTGATATGAAGCTCAGGGATGACTTAGAGAGACTAAAGAAGATCAG AAACCACCGTGGTTTGAGGCACTACTGGGGCCTTCGTGTCCGTGGTCAGCACACCAAGACTACTGGCCGCAGGGGAAAGACTGTTGGGGTCTCTAAGAAGCGTTAA